Below is a genomic region from Borreliella mayonii.
TGTAAGATTAAGAGAAATGAGGCTCTAATATCAAAAGTGTTTGAATTTGTTGGTAAATGTGAATTAGAAATTATAAATTTGAAAAAAGATATTTATAGTAACTATAGAGAGGAATACTTAATGGCACACAATTTTAACAAGGATACGTTTATAAAACTAGTTGAAGATTTAGTAGAAAGGAGTGATTTTTATAATTCTGGAAATGAGTTTGATTGGAAAATAGAATTTGCAAAATACCTTGATTGCATAGACCTTGAAATTAAGGACAGGCAAGTTGCTGAAAAGGTTGCGTATTATTTAATGGAGATTAATAGTGAAAGAGAAGGATTAAACAAAATTCAGAATGAAAATAAAAAGAGAGAAAAATCTTATAAAGATTCGATGAAAATGAAAATTGACATTATTAAGAATATATGTCCACTAATTGAACATGTAAATTATAGATTTGGAGAGTTTGTGTTCATTCTTGATTCTAAAAAAAGGGCTATATCAGATAGATTAAAGGTGCTATTTCCAATAAGTGATCCAGTATCTTTTCCTAGCAATATAGCATTTGCAAATAGTGTTGGTGTCCCCATGTGAATGGGGACACCAAAAAATTAAAAAAATAAATTTAATATAGGAGGATTAATTAATGCTTATTAATAAAATAAAACAAGATAATAAAACTTTACGCCCAGAGATACAAAGGTGGGGTTGTTACTTTTTGTGTCTACATTATTATACAAGTCTATTTAAGAAACGTGAATTTAATGCTTATGAGATAAATGCAGCGTATTATAGATTTATAGGACTTGGCTACATTAAGAGCAATTGTTTTATTATAAATCCGTGTATGATACTCAATTACTATGGAATTAGAAGTAGCGTGAGATATGAATCTTTAAATTATTTGGGTGCAGCTAATGAATTTGAAATAAGTGAAGTTAAAATCGACAAGGTTAATGGATATCATTTTATAGCAACAAAAAATAAAGAAATATTATATGATTCACTTGACTTAAAAACTCGTGGGAAAATATTTAAAGTAAATTCAAAACGTATAT
It encodes:
- a CDS encoding DUF261 domain-containing protein, which produces MLINKIKQDNKTLRPEIQRWGCYFLCLHYYTSLFKKREFNAYEINAAYYRFIGLGYIKSNCFIINPCMILNYYGIRSSVRYESLNYLGAANEFEISEVKIDKVNGYHFIATKNKEILYDSLDLKTRGKIFKVNSKRIFKLK